Proteins found in one Neomonachus schauinslandi chromosome 1, ASM220157v2, whole genome shotgun sequence genomic segment:
- the CAPS gene encoding calcyphosin isoform X1 — protein sequence MDAADATVEKLRAQCLSRGALGIQGLARFFRRLDRDRSQSLDSGELQRGLAELGLVLDTAEAEGVCRRWDRDGSGMLDLEEFLRALRPPMSQAREEVIAAAFAKLDRSGDGVVTVDDLRGVYSGRAHPKVRSGEWTEEEVLCRFLDNFDSSEKDGQVTLAEFQDYYSGVSASVDTDEEFVAMMTSAWQL from the exons ATGGATGCTGCGGACGCCACTGTGGAGAAGCTCCGGGCACAGTGCCTGTCCCGAGGGGCCTTGGGCATCCAGGGCCTGGCCAG GTTTTTCCGCCGCCTGGACCGGGACAGGAGCCAATCCCTGGACTCGGGGGAACTCCAGCGGGGCCTGGCTGAGCTGGGGCTGGTGCTGGACACTGCCGAAGCGGAGGGCGTGTGCAGGCGCTGGGACCGTGATGGCAGCGGAATGCTGGACCTGGAGGAGTTCCTGAGGGCCCTGCGG CCCCCCATGTCCCAGGCCCGGGAGGAGGTCATTGCAGCTGCGTTTGCCAAGTTGGACCGCAGCGGGGATGGTGTGGTGACCGTGGATGACCTCCGGGGGGTGTACAGTGGCCGCGCCCACCCCAAGGTGCGAAGTGGGGAGTGGACCGAGGAGGAGGTGCTCTGCCGCTTCCTGGACAACTTTGACTCCTCTGAGAAGGACGGGCAG GTCACGCTGGCTGAATTCCAGGACTACTACAGCGGCGTGAGTGCCTCCGTGGACACAGACGAGGAGTTTGTGGCCATGATGACCAGCGCCTGGCAGCTGTGA
- the CAPS gene encoding calcyphosin isoform X2, translated as MDAADATVEKLRAQCLSRGALGIQGLARFFRRLDRDRSQSLDSGELQRGLAELGLVLDTAEAEGVCRRWDRDGSGMLDLEEFLRALRPPMSQAREEVIAAAFAKLDRSGDGVVTVDDLRGVYSGRAHPKVTLAEFQDYYSGVSASVDTDEEFVAMMTSAWQL; from the exons ATGGATGCTGCGGACGCCACTGTGGAGAAGCTCCGGGCACAGTGCCTGTCCCGAGGGGCCTTGGGCATCCAGGGCCTGGCCAG GTTTTTCCGCCGCCTGGACCGGGACAGGAGCCAATCCCTGGACTCGGGGGAACTCCAGCGGGGCCTGGCTGAGCTGGGGCTGGTGCTGGACACTGCCGAAGCGGAGGGCGTGTGCAGGCGCTGGGACCGTGATGGCAGCGGAATGCTGGACCTGGAGGAGTTCCTGAGGGCCCTGCGG CCCCCCATGTCCCAGGCCCGGGAGGAGGTCATTGCAGCTGCGTTTGCCAAGTTGGACCGCAGCGGGGATGGTGTGGTGACCGTGGATGACCTCCGGGGGGTGTACAGTGGCCGCGCCCACCCCAAG GTCACGCTGGCTGAATTCCAGGACTACTACAGCGGCGTGAGTGCCTCCGTGGACACAGACGAGGAGTTTGTGGCCATGATGACCAGCGCCTGGCAGCTGTGA
- the VMAC gene encoding vimentin-type intermediate filament-associated coiled-coil protein: MSAPQPLQIREANAHLAAVHRRAAELEARLDAAERTVRAQAERLARHDQQLRAALDELGRAKDCELAALQEQLLTSEATVHSLQAAVRQRDELIGQLQPRAELLQDICRRRPPLAGLLAALAEAERLGPLPTRDPSHPLPGGPSPRLANSTGEEEDRDHLQPAVFGTTV; the protein is encoded by the exons ATGTCGGCGCCGCAGCCGCTGCAGATCCGCGAGGCGAACGCACACCTGGCGGCTGTGCATCGGCGCGCCGCGGAGTTGGAGGCGCGGCTGGACGCGGCGGAGCGCACAGTGCGCGCCCAGGCCGAGCGCCTGGCCCGCCACGACCAGCAGCTGCGCGCTGCCCTGGACGAGCTGGGCCGCGCCAAGGACTG TGAGCTTGCCGCTCTCCAGGAGCAGCTGCTGACCTCCGAGGCCACTGTCCACAGCCTGCAGGCTGCTGTGCGTCAGAGGGATGAGCTCATTGGGCAGCTGCAGCCCCGGGCGGAGCTGCTGCAGGACATCTGCCGTCGCCGGCCACCCCTGGCCGGGCTGCTGGCTGCCCTGGCGGAGGCTGAACGCCTGGGGCCCCTGCCAACCAGAGACCCCAGCCACCCACTCCCTGGTGGGCCCAGTCCACGCCTTGCCAACAGTACTGGGGAAGAGGAGGACAGGGACCACCTCCAGCCTGCAGTGTTTGGGACCACTGTGTGA